The sequence CTGCAAAGCCCATGGATGTGTTTTATGGCACCATCGACGCCAGAAACACACCAGCCATCCGGGCTGCCTTGAAAAGTGGGCGCATGGATGTGGGAGGAGACCTCTGGGTGACCCTCTAGGCTTTTTTCCCTATTGGCACTCTGAAAAGTCGGTAGAGTAACGTGGTGGTATGGCATGGCGACCCGGACATCTGAGCCGCATGCAGCTCGAAGAGCGTCGGCTCCACTTCGCTCAGACCTATCTGACAGGAAAATACAACCACCAGCAACTATGTGACTTTTATGGCATCAGCCCTTCCACACTTTTTCTGTGGAAACGTCGCCTCAGACAGTATGGACTGTCAGGTCTGAAAGCGCGCAAACCACCAGGTAGACCTAGAATCCTTTCGGCTCAGCAGCAAGCCCAGTTGCAAACCTGGGTGCAAGAAGTGGCGACCGAACATGGTTTTGCTGATCCCACCTGGAC is a genomic window of Deinococcus misasensis DSM 22328 containing:
- a CDS encoding helix-turn-helix domain-containing protein, translated to MAWRPGHLSRMQLEERRLHFAQTYLTGKYNHQQLCDFYGISPSTLFLWKRRLRQYGLSGLKARKPPGRPRILSAQQQAQLQTWVQEVATEHGFADPTWT